In a single window of the Acinetobacter tibetensis genome:
- a CDS encoding ABC transporter permease produces the protein MSPMIQTRLQRFRQNRLGFLCFILFSLIFAVSLAANLIANEKPLLVKYQQSFYFPVFKSYPETTFGGVFETEADYKDPVVQQLIADQGWAVWPVIRYAAQTPNLDLAVPVPSEPTAQNWLGTDDQGRDVLARILYALRVSLLFGFAVTLFSAVIGIFIGAVQGYYGGWVDLIGQRILEVWGGLPMLFMVMILVSIFTPSVYWLFLIMLFFGWTTLVNLVRTEFLRARNFDYVRAARALGVVDTRIIVRHILPNVISSSLSQLPFMLTANITALAALDFLGLGLPADTASLGELLLQGKNNLNAPWLALSGFFTLAIVLSLLIYIGEAARDAFDPRQ, from the coding sequence ATGTCTCCCATGATTCAAACACGTCTACAACGTTTTCGACAAAACCGTTTGGGGTTTCTTTGCTTTATTTTATTTAGTCTAATTTTTGCGGTGTCCTTAGCTGCAAATTTAATTGCCAATGAAAAACCCTTATTGGTCAAATATCAGCAGTCTTTTTATTTTCCTGTATTTAAGAGCTATCCCGAAACCACATTTGGCGGGGTATTTGAAACAGAAGCTGATTATAAAGATCCTGTAGTACAGCAATTGATTGCTGATCAGGGCTGGGCGGTATGGCCCGTGATTCGGTACGCGGCACAAACACCAAATTTAGATTTAGCGGTACCTGTTCCGTCTGAACCGACAGCGCAAAATTGGTTGGGTACGGATGATCAAGGCCGAGATGTGCTCGCCAGAATTTTATACGCTTTACGTGTTTCACTATTGTTTGGTTTTGCTGTAACCCTATTTTCAGCAGTAATAGGTATCTTTATTGGAGCAGTACAAGGCTATTATGGTGGTTGGGTCGACTTAATTGGTCAGAGGATACTGGAAGTATGGGGTGGTTTACCCATGCTATTTATGGTCATGATTTTAGTCAGTATCTTCACCCCGAGTGTGTATTGGTTATTTTTGATCATGTTGTTCTTTGGTTGGACCACGTTGGTGAATTTAGTTCGGACGGAGTTTTTACGTGCACGAAATTTCGATTATGTTCGAGCTGCGCGTGCGCTAGGGGTTGTTGATACACGTATTATAGTTCGGCATATTTTACCGAATGTCATCAGTTCCAGTTTGTCACAGCTCCCTTTTATGTTAACTGCCAATATTACTGCTTTAGCTGCTTTGGACTTTTTGGGGCTTGGATTACCTGCTGATACAGCCTCCTTGGGGGAACTCTTGTTGCAAGGTAAAAATAATTTAAATGCGCCGTGGTTGGCTTTATCTGGTTTCTTCACGTTGGCTATTGTCTTGTCACTTTTGATTTATATTGGGGAGGCTGCACGAGATGCATTCGATCCACGACAATAA
- a CDS encoding LysM peptidoglycan-binding domain-containing protein codes for MYKPTTFLWQPSVPTLFKITVLGSALAALGLTTGCASSQSATKAAASKQVGSNYLDANSLDSLEDLLSATDMRAVEGDRLLILKHGDVWKRMTVGFKMDLNHWDSRIEAQRSWFVSRQPYIERLSARASRYLYHTVKEAERRGLPTELALLPIIESSYDPAATSSAAAAGLWQFIPSTGRIYGLKQSGMYDGRRDVVESTRAAYEFLGSLYNQFGSWELALAAYNAGPGRIQQAINRNREAGLPTDYWSLRLPQETMNYVPRFLAVAQIIKNPNAYGVTLPPIANRPHFREISVGPANLNDVAAITGLSRAELYALNPGHRGDQIDSSSPMRILIPADISPSIDAKLSKLQSNSGGLWASAAPITNNNSTATVITPSKATPPTLVASNTTKTTSSKTTTTVTTNTGRPLSTTPRGADALAAFASNTVVPSAPRIPVAVTPAKDVKPVSVEPPISAVEREQIMAAVQAEDATKTVDQVLQPVATKAEQEQVVAEIKQIAPQGTEIVDPYDGKIKLTAIQTSQSVAEQQGKELTKGFAYPKSVTDNTKLDSEEAQLNKDKNYVKTASEVVVVPPKGKRTTYTVLPGDTLATIALKNGVNWRDIAKWNQIDPNAMLFVGTSIYLYDAKPVAQDRSSNNANSKPDSYVVQANDNLTSVASQFGLSVKQLADYNDLTVTSGLFVGQKLSLKDSGLTTAKKSTEKAAAKSSNIKTKSYVVKRGEYLKLIADRYALSNQELAELTSGLHAGSDLMVGQKINVPVNTVNQDASTSEKNITVKVDSPKVETNIKTETYKVQRGDTLYSIASQSKISLSDLAELNKISTNSGVYVGQTIKVPAGSTVPESYVVQSGDSLSAIASKYNLNQANLATLNGMSRNANVRVGQRLKLTGELPEIEQPSESSVTTKDLHVVKSGETLSSIAKKYHLQLSYLAALNDLSTNASVRIGQRLKVEGDLPSKMTAKVDTAVKKSSMSNKDTEKYTVRSGESLNAIANRTGISVSELASLNDMSSRTGLQVGQTILIPKTVKEYKVKSGDNLIRLAIRYGVEASALAEMNDLKPSAQLKIGDVIKVPNL; via the coding sequence ATGTATAAACCAACCACGTTCTTGTGGCAGCCCTCGGTTCCGACATTATTTAAGATTACTGTATTGGGTTCAGCACTTGCTGCATTAGGATTAACCACAGGTTGTGCATCGAGCCAGAGTGCAACTAAGGCTGCTGCATCAAAACAGGTTGGCTCGAATTATTTAGATGCAAATAGTTTAGATTCTTTGGAAGATCTTTTATCTGCCACCGATATGCGTGCCGTAGAAGGGGATCGTCTACTTATTTTAAAACATGGTGATGTGTGGAAGCGCATGACGGTCGGTTTTAAAATGGATCTCAATCACTGGGATTCGCGTATTGAAGCACAGCGCAGTTGGTTCGTCTCTCGACAACCCTATATTGAGCGTTTAAGTGCGCGTGCATCACGTTATCTTTATCACACTGTAAAAGAAGCCGAGCGTCGTGGTTTGCCGACTGAACTCGCGCTATTGCCGATTATTGAAAGTTCTTATGACCCTGCTGCAACCAGTAGTGCGGCGGCGGCGGGACTTTGGCAGTTTATTCCAAGTACGGGTCGTATTTATGGGTTAAAACAGTCTGGCATGTATGATGGCCGTCGTGATGTGGTCGAATCTACCCGTGCAGCTTATGAATTCTTAGGTAGTCTGTATAACCAGTTTGGTTCTTGGGAGTTGGCTTTGGCAGCGTATAACGCCGGTCCGGGGCGAATTCAACAGGCGATTAACCGTAACCGTGAGGCTGGATTGCCAACCGATTATTGGTCTTTACGTTTACCACAAGAAACCATGAACTATGTGCCACGTTTCTTGGCAGTGGCGCAGATTATTAAGAATCCGAATGCTTATGGTGTGACATTACCTCCGATTGCCAACCGACCGCACTTTAGAGAAATTAGTGTAGGGCCAGCAAACTTAAATGATGTTGCTGCGATTACAGGTTTAAGCCGCGCAGAATTGTATGCGCTCAATCCAGGTCATCGTGGTGATCAGATTGATAGTAGCAGCCCAATGCGTATTTTGATTCCTGCGGATATTAGTCCATCGATTGATGCAAAATTATCTAAATTACAATCGAACTCAGGCGGTTTATGGGCAAGTGCTGCACCTATTACGAATAATAATTCGACTGCGACGGTCATTACGCCAAGTAAAGCCACACCGCCGACTTTGGTTGCCAGCAACACCACGAAAACAACAAGTTCGAAAACGACCACTACAGTGACGACGAATACAGGCCGTCCTTTATCCACTACACCACGCGGTGCGGATGCTTTAGCGGCTTTTGCTTCGAATACAGTTGTTCCGAGCGCGCCACGTATTCCTGTTGCAGTCACACCTGCTAAAGATGTGAAGCCAGTGAGTGTAGAACCACCAATTTCTGCGGTGGAACGTGAGCAGATTATGGCAGCGGTTCAAGCGGAAGATGCAACCAAAACTGTGGATCAAGTCTTACAACCTGTAGCAACTAAGGCTGAACAAGAACAAGTGGTTGCAGAGATCAAACAGATTGCACCGCAGGGCACAGAAATTGTTGATCCTTATGATGGCAAGATTAAACTGACCGCTATTCAGACCAGCCAATCTGTAGCAGAGCAACAAGGTAAAGAGTTAACCAAAGGTTTCGCTTATCCAAAATCGGTAACAGACAATACCAAGTTAGACTCAGAAGAAGCTCAACTGAATAAAGACAAGAACTATGTGAAAACAGCATCTGAAGTGGTTGTGGTACCGCCTAAAGGGAAGCGGACCACTTATACAGTTCTGCCAGGTGATACTTTAGCAACGATCGCATTGAAAAACGGCGTGAACTGGCGCGATATTGCCAAATGGAATCAGATTGATCCGAATGCAATGTTATTTGTGGGCACCAGTATTTATTTATACGATGCTAAACCTGTTGCGCAAGATCGTTCTTCCAATAATGCCAATAGCAAACCAGACAGTTATGTGGTGCAAGCCAATGACAATTTGACCAGTGTTGCAAGCCAGTTTGGTTTATCGGTGAAACAGTTGGCGGACTATAATGATTTGACCGTGACCAGCGGTTTATTTGTGGGTCAGAAATTGTCTTTAAAAGACAGTGGTTTAACCACAGCGAAGAAGTCGACTGAAAAAGCCGCGGCAAAGAGCAGCAATATTAAAACCAAATCATACGTGGTGAAACGCGGTGAGTATTTAAAACTGATTGCTGACCGTTATGCTTTATCTAACCAAGAGTTGGCGGAATTAACATCTGGCTTACATGCGGGTAGTGATTTAATGGTTGGACAAAAAATTAATGTTCCAGTCAATACCGTAAATCAGGATGCATCGACATCGGAAAAAAATATCACGGTAAAAGTAGACAGTCCAAAAGTTGAGACCAACATTAAGACTGAAACTTATAAAGTTCAGCGTGGCGATACCCTATATAGTATTGCATCACAGTCGAAAATCTCGCTCAGTGATTTGGCTGAACTGAATAAGATTTCAACCAACAGTGGTGTTTACGTTGGACAAACCATTAAAGTACCAGCAGGTTCTACTGTGCCAGAAAGTTATGTGGTGCAATCTGGCGATAGTTTGTCCGCTATTGCCAGTAAATACAATTTAAACCAAGCCAATTTAGCGACCTTAAATGGCATGAGTCGTAATGCCAATGTTCGTGTTGGGCAGCGATTAAAACTCACAGGGGAACTTCCTGAGATTGAACAGCCAAGTGAGAGTTCAGTTACTACAAAAGACCTGCATGTGGTGAAATCGGGTGAGACCTTAAGCAGCATAGCCAAGAAATATCACTTGCAGTTAAGTTATTTGGCAGCGCTAAATGACTTGTCAACCAATGCTTCGGTTCGTATTGGGCAGCGTTTAAAAGTTGAAGGTGATTTACCAAGCAAGATGACAGCTAAAGTTGATACAGCCGTGAAAAAAAGCAGTATGAGTAATAAAGATACTGAGAAATATACGGTAAGATCGGGCGAGTCATTGAATGCAATTGCGAATCGTACAGGTATTTCAGTTTCCGAATTGGCAAGTTTAAATGACATGAGTTCGCGTACTGGCTTACAGGTTGGTCAAACCATTCTGATTCCGAAAACGGTGAAAGAATATAAGGTGAAATCAGGTGATAATCTGATTCGCTTGGCTATACGTTATGGTGTTGAGGCAAGTGCTTTGGCTGAAATGAATGATTTGAAACCATCTGCACAGTTAAAAATTGGTGATGTGATTAAAGTTCCGAATCTTTAA
- a CDS encoding microcin C ABC transporter permease YejB, which translates to MGTYILKRLFLIIPTLFFILCINFAVIQIAPGGPVERAIEQAESFQRLQAAKVGVSAENSNYQGAKGLSQEMIHQIEAQYGFDQPAYIRFGVMLKNYVTLDFGVSFFKDKPVTQLILEKMPVSVSLGLWSSLLIYFIAIPLGIKKAKQHGLWFDKTTSLILAIGYAVPAFVFAILLIVFFAGGSYFQWFPLQGLVSDNFQQLSLLGKIQDYFWHLSLPLLAMVLGGFASLAYLTKYSFLEELNKPYVWAARAKGLSESRVQYGHIFRNAVLVIMAGLPEALVSIFFVGNLFIEIVFNLDGLGLLGFEAIIQRDYPVIFGTLFVFTLLGLILRLICDVLYQWIDPRIDFESRGKY; encoded by the coding sequence TTGGGTACGTATATTCTAAAAAGGTTATTCCTGATTATTCCGACCTTATTTTTTATTTTGTGCATTAATTTTGCCGTGATTCAGATTGCCCCAGGTGGACCTGTGGAGCGTGCCATTGAACAGGCGGAGTCTTTTCAGCGCTTACAAGCCGCGAAAGTGGGTGTCTCTGCTGAAAACAGTAATTATCAAGGGGCGAAGGGACTCAGTCAGGAGATGATTCATCAGATTGAAGCCCAGTATGGTTTTGATCAGCCTGCGTATATACGTTTTGGCGTGATGCTTAAGAATTATGTCACTTTGGATTTTGGTGTCAGTTTTTTTAAAGATAAACCAGTGACGCAATTAATTTTGGAAAAAATGCCAGTCTCTGTTTCACTCGGGCTGTGGAGCAGTTTGCTGATTTATTTTATTGCGATTCCTTTGGGGATTAAAAAAGCCAAGCAACATGGTTTATGGTTTGATAAAACAACGTCTCTCATTTTAGCCATTGGTTATGCTGTCCCAGCTTTTGTTTTTGCTATTTTGTTGATTGTTTTTTTTGCAGGTGGCAGCTATTTTCAATGGTTCCCGTTGCAAGGTTTGGTCTCGGATAATTTTCAACAATTGAGTTTACTGGGTAAAATTCAGGACTATTTCTGGCATTTAAGCTTGCCTTTATTGGCGATGGTTTTGGGAGGCTTTGCCAGTTTGGCTTATTTGACCAAATATTCTTTTTTGGAAGAATTGAATAAACCTTATGTTTGGGCAGCACGTGCCAAAGGCTTGAGTGAATCTCGTGTTCAGTATGGGCATATATTTCGAAATGCTGTATTGGTGATTATGGCGGGTTTACCCGAAGCATTGGTCAGTATTTTCTTTGTTGGTAATTTATTTATCGAGATTGTATTTAACCTTGACGGCTTGGGTTTGTTGGGATTCGAGGCCATTATTCAGCGCGATTATCCTGTCATCTTCGGGACGTTATTTGTTTTTACCTTATTGGGCTTAATTCTGCGTTTAATTTGCGATGTGCTCTATCAATGGATTGACCCACGAATTGATTTTGAATCACGAGGGAAATACTAA
- a CDS encoding extracellular solute-binding protein: MLLLCLSSGMVTQQVWSALQTTPYIAVHGQPQYTKLKAMPYANPQAPKGGYISTAANGTFDNLNSMNGKGSATEGVNYLFDTLMDNSLDESGVMYPLLADQVTFDPANPQFMIFHLNPRARFSNGTPVTAEDVKFSFDAYQTKANLGLQMYLSNLAKTEVLSKSQVKFIFRSSKNKEMPLIVASLPIYSKLDWKNKDFTRITLQPILGSGPYLIERIDAGRSITYKRNPNYWAKDLMVNRGRYNFDRLKYVYYRNNDIAFEGFKSGQYTLHEEKKTKTWVTGYQFPAVKAGWVKRYSHRLARPVVNQSLVLNTRKDLFNDIYFRQALSYAYDFEWLNKALFYGQYQRLQSHFQNSELAATGQPSAAELKLLQPYLPKLHPVQRQGALFNWQYPKSDAGGFNRPNLLQARTILLKAGYQYRQGQLYGKNGRAIQFEVLLYQEGAQRTIMPWIRNLKKLGINVKLRQVDVSQYMERMRRYEFDVTTLEMPQSLSPGSEQAQMWSSSAAREFGNYNYAGIQNAAIDAAVQQVIQAPNRQQLILRTRVLDRLLRAGYYQILTYGKNDNWYAYWNMYQQPKVKPKLSLGLDYWWSDPTQAQKVSQFLGK; the protein is encoded by the coding sequence ATGCTATTGCTATGTTTAAGCAGTGGTATGGTGACGCAGCAGGTGTGGTCAGCTTTGCAGACGACGCCGTATATTGCTGTACATGGTCAGCCCCAATATACCAAGCTCAAGGCAATGCCTTATGCTAACCCTCAGGCCCCAAAAGGCGGATATATCAGCACTGCTGCAAATGGTACTTTTGATAATCTCAACAGTATGAATGGCAAAGGTAGTGCAACAGAAGGTGTCAATTATTTATTCGATACATTAATGGATAATTCCTTAGATGAATCTGGGGTGATGTATCCGTTATTGGCAGATCAAGTCACGTTTGACCCTGCAAATCCGCAATTTATGATTTTTCATTTGAATCCTCGGGCGCGTTTTAGCAATGGAACGCCTGTGACAGCAGAAGATGTTAAATTCAGTTTTGATGCGTATCAAACCAAAGCCAATTTAGGCTTACAGATGTATTTGTCGAATTTGGCGAAAACAGAAGTCCTGTCCAAATCACAAGTTAAATTTATTTTTAGGTCGAGCAAAAACAAGGAAATGCCACTGATTGTGGCGAGTTTACCCATTTATTCCAAATTAGATTGGAAAAATAAGGATTTTACTCGAATTACCTTGCAACCCATTTTAGGCTCGGGTCCTTATTTAATTGAGCGTATAGATGCAGGGCGCAGTATTACCTATAAGCGCAATCCGAATTATTGGGCAAAAGATTTAATGGTCAATCGGGGGCGTTATAATTTTGATCGGTTGAAATATGTCTATTACCGTAATAATGATATTGCCTTTGAAGGTTTTAAGTCGGGACAGTACACCTTACACGAAGAAAAGAAGACCAAGACATGGGTCACGGGCTATCAATTTCCTGCTGTAAAAGCAGGATGGGTCAAGCGATATAGTCATCGTTTAGCGCGACCCGTGGTCAATCAGAGTCTGGTCTTGAATACGCGTAAAGATCTTTTTAATGATATTTATTTTCGTCAGGCGCTGAGTTATGCCTACGATTTTGAATGGCTGAATAAAGCGTTGTTCTATGGACAGTATCAGCGTTTGCAAAGCCATTTTCAGAACAGCGAATTGGCAGCAACGGGACAACCGAGTGCTGCTGAATTAAAATTATTACAACCTTATTTACCCAAGTTACATCCTGTGCAACGACAAGGTGCGCTCTTCAATTGGCAGTATCCAAAATCGGATGCGGGTGGATTCAATCGCCCGAATTTACTCCAAGCACGCACTATTTTGCTGAAGGCGGGTTACCAATATCGACAAGGTCAGTTGTATGGTAAAAATGGACGGGCGATCCAGTTTGAAGTTTTGCTTTATCAAGAAGGCGCACAGCGTACGATTATGCCGTGGATTCGAAACCTAAAAAAATTAGGTATCAATGTGAAGCTGCGTCAGGTTGATGTCTCGCAATATATGGAACGGATGCGTCGTTACGAATTTGATGTAACCACTTTGGAAATGCCACAATCGCTTTCACCTGGTAGTGAGCAAGCACAAATGTGGAGTAGCAGTGCAGCGCGCGAGTTTGGCAACTATAATTATGCAGGCATTCAAAATGCTGCCATCGATGCTGCGGTGCAACAGGTCATTCAAGCACCGAATCGGCAACAATTAATTCTGCGCACTCGAGTGTTGGATCGCTTGTTGCGGGCAGGTTATTATCAAATCTTGACCTATGGTAAAAATGACAATTGGTATGCGTATTGGAATATGTATCAACAACCTAAAGTCAAACCAAAACTATCTTTGGGTTTAGATTATTGGTGGAGTGACCCCACTCAAGCCCAAAAAGTCAGTCAATTTCTCGGTAAGTAA